One region of Streptomyces rishiriensis genomic DNA includes:
- a CDS encoding PadR family transcriptional regulator — MSAIRLLVLGAVRQHGRAHGYQVRGDLEYWGAHEWSNAKPGSIYHALKQMAKQGLLREHETAPSTAGGPPRTEYEITEAGTEEYFRLLREALTSYDQKTDVKSAAIGFVVDLPRAEAVSLLRERIHGIEKWRSAVTEHYVPEDGPEQLGHIGEIMNLWIHTADAEATWTRGLIARIERGAYTFAGEGDPFVGVLAEGEENPYATDERHPGDAH, encoded by the coding sequence ATGTCAGCGATCCGTCTTCTCGTGCTGGGCGCCGTGCGTCAGCACGGGCGGGCCCACGGCTACCAGGTGCGCGGCGACCTGGAGTACTGGGGCGCCCACGAGTGGTCCAACGCCAAGCCGGGCTCGATCTACCACGCCCTGAAGCAGATGGCGAAGCAGGGGCTGCTGCGCGAGCACGAGACCGCCCCGTCCACCGCGGGCGGCCCGCCGCGCACCGAGTACGAGATCACCGAGGCCGGCACCGAGGAGTACTTCAGGCTGCTGCGCGAGGCGCTGACCTCGTACGACCAGAAGACGGACGTGAAGTCGGCGGCCATCGGCTTCGTGGTCGACCTCCCGCGCGCGGAGGCCGTGTCGCTTCTGAGGGAACGCATTCACGGCATCGAGAAGTGGCGCTCCGCCGTCACCGAGCACTACGTCCCCGAGGACGGGCCGGAACAACTGGGCCACATCGGGGAGATCATGAACCTCTGGATCCACACGGCCGACGCCGAGGCCACCTGGACGCGGGGCCTGATCGCGCGGATCGAGCGCGGCGCGTACACCTTCGCGGGGGAGGGCGATCCCTTCGTGGGCGTCCTTGCGGAGGGCGAGGAGAACCCGTACGCCACGGATGAGCGTCATCCGGGGGATGCACATTAA
- a CDS encoding ATP-binding cassette domain-containing protein, translated as MADAAITVEGAHKRYGDTRALDGIDLTVARGTVHGVLGPNGAGKTTLVRILSTLLRPDSGRVEVAGHDVVRQAREVRLRIGLLGQHAALDEELGGRQNLEMFGRLHHLGARHARVRAGELLERFDLTATGRKPVHAYSGGMRRRLDLAASLIGNRHGTDPEVLFLDEPTTGLDPRGRAEVWSAVRSLVGGGTTVVLTTQYLEEADQLADRISVVDRGRVIADGTADELKALTGGDRIDVVLRDADRLGEARALLPLPGADVTVDPDRRLLSAPVTDRMAALSAVVRALEEAGVEAEDVALRRPTLDEVFLHLTGQDDRTKETV; from the coding sequence ATGGCCGACGCAGCGATCACCGTCGAAGGAGCACACAAGAGATACGGCGACACCCGGGCACTGGACGGGATCGACCTCACGGTGGCCCGCGGCACGGTGCACGGCGTTCTCGGACCGAACGGAGCCGGCAAGACGACCCTGGTCAGGATCCTGTCCACGCTGCTGCGGCCGGACTCCGGACGGGTCGAGGTGGCCGGACACGATGTCGTGCGCCAGGCCCGGGAGGTCCGTCTGCGCATCGGCCTGCTCGGCCAGCACGCCGCTCTCGACGAGGAGTTGGGCGGCCGCCAGAACCTGGAGATGTTCGGCCGCCTCCACCACCTGGGCGCCCGCCACGCGCGCGTGCGCGCCGGTGAACTCCTGGAGCGCTTCGACCTCACCGCCACCGGCCGCAAACCGGTCCACGCCTACAGCGGAGGAATGCGCCGCCGCCTCGACCTGGCCGCGTCCCTGATCGGCAACCGGCACGGCACCGACCCGGAGGTGCTCTTCCTGGACGAGCCGACCACCGGCCTCGACCCGCGCGGGCGCGCCGAGGTGTGGTCCGCGGTCCGCTCGCTGGTGGGCGGCGGGACGACCGTGGTGCTCACCACCCAGTACCTCGAGGAGGCCGACCAGCTCGCCGACCGGATCTCCGTCGTCGACCGGGGCCGCGTGATCGCCGACGGCACGGCGGACGAGCTGAAGGCGCTGACGGGCGGCGACCGCATCGACGTCGTCCTGCGCGACGCGGACCGGCTGGGCGAGGCCCGCGCGCTGCTGCCCCTGCCCGGGGCGGACGTCACCGTCGATCCCGACCGCCGCCTGCTCAGCGCCCCGGTCACCGACCGCATGGCCGCCCTCTCCGCCGTCGTCCGGGCCCTGGAGGAGGCCGGCGTCGAGGCGGAGGACGTGGCGCTGCGCCGCCCCACCCTGGACGAGGTGTTCCTGCACCTGACCGGGCAGGACGACCGTACGAAGGAGACCGTGTGA